TGTCTCCGGTCGTGCCGCGCCATTCCAGGGAGAGGCGGGCGGCTTCCGCCAGCTTGGGCGTCTTGAGCTTGCTGATCTGGTTGCCGGGGAAAACGGCAAAGAGGTGGGACGTGTGGCGGTGGTCCGTCTTGGGGATGCGGTCAATCATCCATTCCTGAAGGTTCCCTTCCTTGCCTATCTTGTTGCCGGCCAGCCTCTTCAGCTTGCCTTCCAGGCTCTTGGCCCAGGAGGCGTCCTTGCCCAGGATGCGGGCGGCCTTGATGGTGTTGGTGAAGAGTTCCGCGATGAGCTGCTGGTCGTGCATCACGCCGTCTTCACGCGGGCCGTGCTCGGGAGACCAGCCGTTGGGGGCCACCAGGGTGCCGGCCTTTACGTCAGCCAGGTCCTTCTTCTCCTCTTCGTTCGGATCCTTGCCGTTCGTCTTGAAGCCTTCGCCCCTGGCGCCCAGCTCCTTCAAATGGTCTTCCCAGAAATGGCAGATTTCCTTCATCAGGGGATAGGCCTGCTTTTCCAGATATTTCCTGTCACCGGTGAACGCGTAATGTTCCCAGACATGCAGCGCATACCACGCCGCGCCGGGAATGTTCCACTGCCAGCCGTTGCCGCCGAAGATGTTCTGGGAGGTACGCACCGTCCAGCCGCGCACGGGCTTGCCGTCCTTGGTATTGAAACCCTTGTTGGCTTGGGAGACGTCCCGGCAGCCGGGCGCCATCGCTTCCACGTAATTGATCAGCGCCTCATGGCATTCGGAAAGATTGGCGGGTTCCGCACCCCAGTACGCCATCTGCACGTTGATGTTGTTATGGTAGTCACAGGCCCAGGGCGGATTGAGATAAACATTCCAGAGCCCCTGGAGGTTGGCCGGAAGCGTGCCGGGCCGGGAGCTGGACAGGAGCAGGTAACGGCCATACTGGAACATGGTTTCTTCCAGATCGGGATCAACCGGATTCTTCTTATAGGCTTCCAGCCGCTTTGGAATGGGCAGTTTGGCTACATCCGCCTCCGTCTTGCCGAAGTTGACCTTTACCCGGTCAAACATGGACTTGTACTGGGCGATGTGCGCCTGTTTCAGGGCGGCATAATCCGCAGAGGCCGCCTTGGCCGCATAACGGTCCAGCTTTTTGGCGGGGGCCTCTCCCTTCCAGTCCTTCTTATAGTCCATCAGGTAATCCGTCTCCATGGCGATGACGACCATGCAGGAATCCGCGTTCTTCACGGAAATCTTATCGTCCGCAGTGGAAAGCGTACCGCCTTTGGGACGGATCAGGACACGGCCTTCATAATTCATGCCGTTTTTCAGGGTTCCCTTCCAGGTGATGACGGGGCCCTTGGCGGAAATAGCCGATTCAAGCTGGCTGTTGATGGAAAAATCCGCGCTGAACTGGCCGGGCTTGCTGGCCTTGTACTCCAGCACCAGCACATTGGCGGGCGTGCTGGCGAACGCTTCGCGGTCATACGTCACGCCATCCGCCTTGTAATTCACCTTGTGGATGCCGTCCCGCAAATCCAGGGCGCGCGTAAAATCCTCCACGGAAACGGAGGCTGGCTGGTCCCCCTTTTTAAAGTCTACGAACAAATCGCCGAAAGGCAGGTAGTTGCCGAACTGGTTCGTCCCGGCATTGAGCCCGTAACCATACCCACCGCCGGGATTGGGGCCGC
This portion of the Akkermansia massiliensis genome encodes:
- a CDS encoding glycosyl hydrolase family 95 catalytic domain-containing protein, whose protein sequence is MSSVSLGWGALDKPSASNLIWSDEPAVVVYPQEDKNPDGNFGKYKKPSAVWEAEGYPIGNGRVGAMIFSAPNRERFALNEISLWSGGPNPGGGYGYGLNAGTNQFGNYLPFGDLFVDFKKGDQPASVSVEDFTRALDLRDGIHKVNYKADGVTYDREAFASTPANVLVLEYKASKPGQFSADFSINSQLESAISAKGPVITWKGTLKNGMNYEGRVLIRPKGGTLSTADDKISVKNADSCMVVIAMETDYLMDYKKDWKGEAPAKKLDRYAAKAASADYAALKQAHIAQYKSMFDRVKVNFGKTEADVAKLPIPKRLEAYKKNPVDPDLEETMFQYGRYLLLSSSRPGTLPANLQGLWNVYLNPPWACDYHNNINVQMAYWGAEPANLSECHEALINYVEAMAPGCRDVSQANKGFNTKDGKPVRGWTVRTSQNIFGGNGWQWNIPGAAWYALHVWEHYAFTGDRKYLEKQAYPLMKEICHFWEDHLKELGARGEGFKTNGKDPNEEEKKDLADVKAGTLVAPNGWSPEHGPREDGVMHDQQLIAELFTNTIKAARILGKDASWAKSLEGKLKRLAGNKIGKEGNLQEWMIDRIPKTDHRHTSHLFAVFPGNQISKLKTPKLAEAARLSLEWRGTTGDSRRSWTWPWRTALWARLGDGNKAHEMVQGLLKFNTLPNMLTTHPPMQMDGNFGIVGGICEMLVQSHAGGLDIMPSPVEAWPEGSVKGLKARGNVTVDFSWKNGKVSNVKLYSDQPKVLPVRVNGKMTRMKTLPLKPGAEAPQAAAR